The following proteins are co-located in the Desulfurococcus amylolyticus Z-533 genome:
- a CDS encoding protein NO VEIN domain-containing protein yields MQNRSEHYTGYEAGSPALYLVKKVLEGYRYHPYIFMLRQSPLEDPVYPYAHQIELLAYLFPRNPIRVLIGDEIGLGKTIEAIMVIKYLRELGVAGRVLILVPRVLIDQWVGELLRTGFPRDGIYRIERDTIDRLKKLGFPQGVYIASIDLVKRDEYKKDVAEVEWDIVVVDEAHRVGKVGNMETQRYKFVSEIARQNTNILLLSATPHRGKAEDYIERLKLVDPFLKAGVKELDSESFYRLINGVLVFRRTKMGVNELYEKKPIFKQCVFKARITKASGVEIEFHEKLVEFLRNVLINYYGRIGEKPSALGLLLVLIAKRASSSPKAALATLDRIILRRSAMLAALEKGGAGVDVKELDSEADEIAETFMGYGGYEEFASEEDMKKDIDDIINSFVEKASVILTDVDIEDLKELHRLAMDIITSKKDSRLATVLNIVNKHLEKGDKIVVFSEFKDTASYVFEGLKEALPEKWSKKMVLITSDGVVPSWDSSKTPRQYDIEDVKEWLSKGRVDVIVSTDIAAEGLNLQKANIVIHYEPPWSPIKIVQRIGRVWRLGQEKDVYSYTILLPVESDYKALEVLYAKLLSWYISGIEKAVPIGEELEIDFLSKGAGANIDLAVFTPVTNEKGERVRFSEYKAWLEYIRGGGKALEEYITKILAVLKELKKTAESIRAERGDRRLKIQKLLTDVLGGLSGVEAEEALKKLFISLSKIAGYEVRIDGDKIFAGSFVIEQGNIVKIYKSIENIVRDIEWPAQRLVVISKPPQADFNELILYIVYANNGGRPFYSEVVGVAWNAQGVKEILRGPKLLEVLAVLIENIYTVAHEVSHAEDHSRHKASSKGRDSVNYLINPFLSYINSVEKGFGSEHTNWEPRSSKGVSVEAQEIGRIYIIGARPGSTATTPPPPIAIQEIEKRAMEIAMEYEKNCGRVPEDVSRFEHYDIRSVDPKTGETRYIEVKGRSESDISVELTETEFDYAKKLGDNYWLYIVFNIAKEPKLIAIRNPAKNARWLEIGVKRYRLLG; encoded by the coding sequence TTGCAAAATCGTTCAGAACACTATACAGGATATGAGGCGGGTAGTCCGGCCCTCTATCTGGTTAAAAAGGTTCTAGAAGGCTATAGATACCACCCATACATATTTATGCTGCGTCAATCTCCCTTAGAAGACCCGGTGTACCCGTATGCGCATCAAATAGAGCTTCTCGCATATCTTTTCCCAAGGAATCCGATAAGGGTTTTAATAGGAGACGAGATCGGCTTAGGAAAAACAATCGAGGCAATAATGGTTATCAAATACCTCCGCGAGCTAGGTGTTGCTGGAAGAGTGCTTATACTAGTTCCAAGGGTTCTCATCGACCAGTGGGTTGGAGAACTTTTGAGAACGGGTTTCCCGAGAGACGGCATATATCGAATAGAGAGGGATACTATAGATAGGTTGAAGAAGCTCGGATTCCCGCAAGGCGTATACATAGCATCTATAGATCTTGTGAAGAGGGATGAGTATAAAAAGGATGTAGCTGAGGTGGAATGGGATATAGTAGTTGTTGACGAGGCTCACAGGGTTGGTAAAGTAGGTAATATGGAGACCCAGAGGTATAAATTCGTATCCGAGATAGCTAGGCAAAACACGAACATCCTCCTACTCTCGGCAACCCCCCATAGAGGGAAGGCCGAGGACTATATTGAGAGGCTGAAGCTTGTAGACCCGTTTCTGAAAGCGGGCGTGAAAGAGCTTGATTCAGAGAGCTTCTATAGGCTGATAAACGGCGTTCTAGTTTTCAGGAGAACAAAGATGGGTGTAAATGAATTGTATGAGAAGAAGCCGATATTCAAGCAGTGTGTGTTCAAGGCGAGAATCACTAAGGCTAGTGGGGTAGAGATAGAGTTTCACGAGAAGCTTGTAGAGTTCCTTAGAAATGTGTTAATAAATTATTATGGTAGGATCGGTGAGAAACCATCTGCGCTAGGCCTCCTGCTTGTCTTAATAGCTAAGAGAGCTTCCTCAAGCCCTAAGGCAGCTCTAGCCACCCTGGATAGAATAATACTCAGGAGATCGGCGATGTTAGCGGCTTTGGAGAAAGGCGGTGCCGGGGTAGACGTGAAAGAGCTTGATTCGGAGGCGGATGAGATCGCTGAGACGTTTATGGGTTACGGAGGCTATGAAGAATTCGCCAGCGAAGAGGATATGAAGAAGGATATAGACGATATTATCAATAGCTTCGTTGAGAAGGCTTCGGTAATTCTAACAGACGTAGATATAGAGGATCTTAAAGAGCTCCATAGACTGGCAATGGATATTATCACTAGTAAAAAAGATTCTAGGCTAGCTACAGTTTTGAATATTGTAAATAAGCATCTCGAGAAAGGCGATAAGATAGTTGTATTCTCGGAATTCAAGGACACCGCTAGCTACGTATTCGAAGGGCTGAAGGAGGCCTTGCCTGAGAAGTGGTCGAAGAAGATGGTTCTAATAACATCCGACGGTGTTGTACCCTCATGGGATAGTTCAAAGACCCCGAGACAATATGATATCGAAGATGTTAAGGAGTGGTTGTCTAAAGGCCGTGTAGACGTTATAGTGTCGACGGATATTGCTGCAGAAGGATTAAACCTCCAGAAGGCAAACATCGTTATACACTACGAGCCTCCTTGGAGCCCGATTAAAATAGTCCAGAGGATTGGAAGGGTCTGGAGGCTTGGTCAGGAGAAAGATGTTTACAGCTATACAATACTGCTCCCAGTTGAAAGCGATTATAAAGCCCTGGAAGTCTTGTACGCGAAGCTGTTATCATGGTATATCTCCGGGATCGAAAAAGCTGTCCCGATCGGTGAAGAGCTTGAAATAGACTTTTTGAGTAAGGGGGCGGGGGCAAACATCGACCTAGCAGTCTTCACGCCTGTAACAAATGAGAAGGGGGAGAGGGTGCGGTTCAGCGAGTACAAAGCGTGGCTAGAGTATATTCGTGGTGGTGGAAAAGCCCTGGAGGAGTACATTACTAAGATCCTGGCGGTGCTGAAAGAGCTCAAGAAGACAGCTGAGAGTATAAGGGCGGAGAGAGGGGATAGGAGGCTGAAGATCCAAAAATTGTTAACCGATGTTCTCGGCGGGCTAAGTGGGGTAGAGGCGGAGGAAGCATTGAAAAAATTGTTTATTTCTCTTTCAAAAATAGCAGGATACGAAGTGAGGATCGATGGAGACAAGATATTTGCGGGCTCCTTTGTAATCGAGCAGGGTAATATAGTGAAAATCTATAAATCGATAGAAAATATTGTAAGAGATATCGAGTGGCCGGCTCAGAGACTAGTAGTAATATCTAAGCCTCCGCAGGCGGATTTCAACGAGCTGATCCTATATATAGTTTATGCGAATAACGGTGGGAGGCCGTTCTACAGCGAGGTCGTCGGGGTTGCCTGGAATGCTCAGGGAGTGAAAGAAATATTGAGAGGCCCCAAGCTACTCGAGGTCTTAGCCGTACTAATAGAAAATATTTATACAGTCGCCCACGAGGTGTCTCATGCAGAAGATCATTCTAGGCATAAGGCTAGTTCAAAAGGTAGAGATAGTGTAAATTACCTCATAAACCCGTTCCTAAGCTATATAAACTCGGTTGAGAAGGGTTTCGGTAGCGAGCATACTAACTGGGAACCGAGGTCGTCGAAGGGGGTTTCAGTAGAAGCCCAGGAGATTGGTAGGATATACATTATCGGCGCAAGGCCGGGGTCCACGGCTACGACTCCGCCTCCACCAATAGCTATTCAAGAAATTGAGAAGAGGGCTATGGAAATAGCTATGGAATACGAGAAGAATTGTGGTAGAGTACCAGAGGATGTCAGTAGATTTGAACACTATGATATTAGAAGCGTTGATCCAAAGACGGGAGAGACGAGATATATAGAGGTCAAGGGGAGGAGCGAGAGCGATATAAGCGTTGAGCTGACAGAGACGGAGTTCGACTACGCGAAGAAGCTGGGCGATAACTACTGGCTATATATAGTATTCAACATAGCTAAGGAACCCAAGCTGATTGCTATTAGAAACCCAGCTAAAAACGCTAGATGGCTGGAGATAGGCGTGAAAAGATATAGACTCCTTGGCTGA
- a CDS encoding DUF499 domain-containing protein → MVLAGNNVIREDVFREELDEKLAPSLGGIVLGSEPEIYREPEKFFSITLVTEQVAEIVANIAKVLTSGEGTKVILLSAYFGGGKTHTLISLFHALKNPRALERAVVENQGARELINRAVESLAGISKSIDIVVIDGHTEALAPTPVKPLEVGSYRVQTLWGYLAHSLGSYSSLRAHDEKMAVPGVDTLVSLFSNRRIIILIDEIAAYVKSLYVSADQGLKGYASAISTFMERLAKAVEASQNIVLVVSLPMAVSGEEVKGVEKGYEVVRDILESIVKALARVSSRYIEPVTPRNIPALLRTRLFSSIDGSRREHVRKSLLSAYQNREVFDENLARRVSMEVDETYPFHPLYIDTLIDILDKHEKLQKTRDLLRISRLVLRSIVRDRDYYELVMPWHIDLSNPGMSTYLLSGYEGFKIVVESDVKERTKSYEKPYLAELVSKTLLARTFVYGGVLTPRVEVFPDPYELAVMVYEPYTFQARGLLEKDIIDAIEWVKRNLIYVLEDERTKRLWFTQYITPIKYIEERAQRVPLSDAVTEIVDTAKKLLVKSTKANSSRKAEGAEVPKVFDTELSTVSYRCDRLDYDTQKYIVYACIDVPDDMGRKKSLLEEIIYYTKSGGLRRYANTVFVTYPSRKDKFQTALEHIKRVIAYKEIEREKVIEDLAKTYGGEADIVKEVFKNKAKSYYLEEYGKALASILHMFDAIAYPGFSDKEGNTVIETYTQFDETIIGSVESTLRNIHPSKFVTSMDFDTLAYYLGWLGVDLKRADMVKNVGEIIEYFYTNPRLPITTIDTVKEAIKEGVKNLEIGLRCGDRIYYKVVDKCSSESECLGVSMAEGETLTNISDNCQVLPWSTALIEQMKALRKSYEVVGGVAKVIEYFINYDGELKKVEDVLADISRYDLETLKRTALLRLERKVSIIVKPDSVQVVAIPGEVIERVFTIERIGPFTGNIVVEADKGSVEPREITIDDTRNRAEVIWRFKAPDTEGSLNISLRVKGSDGLELSSSNISVRVEREKANRIKGLPQPGTRFREMVVEINQPNLKPLKILSTRFNVLTITGGSLELSFKRGVRESRVYLEVRDISIDEMINIALKLLEMSSPGEVKLRISLRLVARDYYEMPSLSENELNELQPFVYEVSLE, encoded by the coding sequence ATGGTTTTAGCCGGGAATAATGTCATTAGAGAAGACGTGTTTAGAGAAGAGCTCGACGAGAAGCTTGCCCCAAGCCTCGGAGGGATCGTCCTAGGCAGTGAGCCAGAGATCTACAGGGAACCGGAGAAATTCTTCTCAATAACACTTGTAACAGAGCAGGTAGCAGAGATAGTTGCCAATATCGCCAAAGTACTTACGAGCGGCGAGGGGACGAAGGTCATACTCCTCAGCGCATACTTCGGCGGCGGGAAAACCCATACCCTAATATCTCTGTTCCACGCGCTGAAAAACCCTCGGGCACTGGAGAGAGCTGTAGTAGAGAACCAGGGGGCTAGGGAGCTGATAAATAGGGCTGTCGAGAGCCTAGCCGGTATCTCTAAATCTATAGACATAGTTGTTATCGACGGCCATACAGAGGCTCTCGCACCGACACCGGTCAAACCGCTTGAAGTAGGCTCTTACAGGGTTCAGACCCTGTGGGGCTATCTAGCCCATTCCCTGGGGAGCTACAGTTCTCTGAGAGCACACGACGAGAAGATGGCTGTCCCAGGCGTGGATACGCTGGTCAGCCTCTTCTCCAATAGGAGAATTATTATACTAATCGACGAGATTGCTGCATATGTAAAGTCTCTCTATGTATCAGCAGACCAGGGTCTGAAAGGGTATGCTTCAGCTATATCAACATTCATGGAGAGACTGGCTAAAGCTGTTGAAGCATCCCAAAATATTGTTCTCGTAGTGTCCCTCCCAATGGCTGTAAGCGGTGAGGAGGTTAAGGGGGTTGAGAAGGGATATGAGGTTGTAAGGGATATTCTCGAAAGCATCGTTAAAGCTCTCGCCAGGGTCTCTTCGAGATACATAGAGCCTGTCACCCCCAGGAATATACCTGCTCTGTTGAGAACGAGGCTCTTCTCCTCCATAGACGGCTCCAGGAGGGAGCATGTGAGGAAGAGCCTGCTCAGCGCTTACCAGAACAGGGAGGTGTTCGACGAGAACCTTGCTAGAAGGGTTTCAATGGAGGTCGATGAAACATATCCGTTCCACCCCCTGTACATAGATACGTTAATAGATATTCTCGACAAGCATGAGAAGCTGCAGAAGACAAGGGACTTGCTCAGGATCAGTAGGCTGGTATTGAGGAGTATTGTCAGAGATAGAGATTACTACGAACTCGTGATGCCGTGGCACATCGACCTATCGAACCCGGGAATGTCCACTTATCTCTTAAGCGGTTATGAAGGCTTCAAAATAGTCGTAGAGTCAGATGTGAAGGAGAGGACGAAAAGCTATGAGAAACCCTATCTAGCGGAGCTAGTTTCTAAAACACTCCTCGCTAGGACATTCGTCTACGGAGGAGTATTGACGCCGAGGGTAGAAGTCTTCCCAGATCCTTATGAGCTAGCGGTAATGGTCTACGAGCCGTATACATTCCAGGCTAGGGGCCTCCTCGAAAAAGATATTATAGATGCTATCGAATGGGTGAAGAGAAACCTCATCTACGTGCTGGAGGATGAGAGAACAAAGAGGCTGTGGTTTACACAGTACATAACGCCTATCAAATACATAGAGGAGCGGGCTCAACGAGTACCGCTCTCGGACGCTGTCACAGAGATTGTTGATACAGCGAAGAAACTTCTCGTCAAGAGCACTAAAGCTAATAGTAGCAGGAAGGCTGAGGGAGCGGAAGTTCCTAAGGTATTTGATACAGAGCTCTCGACAGTCTCGTACAGGTGTGATAGATTAGACTATGATACGCAGAAATACATCGTATACGCATGTATAGACGTACCTGATGACATGGGCAGGAAAAAATCTCTGCTAGAAGAAATCATATACTATACCAAGAGCGGGGGTCTGAGAAGATACGCTAACACAGTTTTTGTCACGTACCCGAGTAGGAAGGATAAGTTCCAAACCGCTCTCGAGCACATTAAAAGAGTTATCGCGTATAAGGAGATCGAGAGAGAGAAGGTTATAGAAGACTTAGCTAAGACCTATGGTGGAGAAGCCGATATTGTTAAAGAGGTTTTCAAAAACAAGGCTAAATCGTACTATCTCGAGGAATATGGAAAAGCCCTTGCGAGCATCCTCCACATGTTTGATGCTATAGCATACCCTGGTTTCTCTGATAAGGAGGGGAATACCGTTATAGAGACGTATACACAGTTCGATGAAACTATCATAGGTAGCGTAGAAAGTACACTGAGAAATATACACCCAAGCAAATTCGTTACAAGCATGGACTTTGATACCCTAGCCTACTACCTGGGTTGGCTAGGTGTAGACTTGAAGAGAGCGGATATGGTGAAAAACGTTGGGGAGATAATAGAGTATTTCTACACGAATCCACGCCTACCAATAACAACAATCGATACGGTTAAAGAAGCTATTAAGGAGGGTGTTAAAAACCTTGAAATCGGTCTGAGGTGCGGTGATAGGATATACTATAAGGTTGTGGATAAATGCTCCTCGGAGTCCGAGTGCCTAGGAGTTAGTATGGCGGAAGGAGAAACACTAACTAATATCTCAGACAATTGCCAGGTCCTCCCATGGAGTACTGCATTAATCGAGCAGATGAAAGCTCTTAGAAAAAGCTATGAAGTGGTTGGAGGTGTAGCAAAGGTTATTGAATACTTTATCAACTATGATGGGGAGTTGAAAAAGGTTGAAGACGTTCTCGCAGATATCAGTAGATACGACCTCGAGACGCTGAAAAGGACGGCTCTTCTAAGACTTGAGAGGAAGGTATCTATTATTGTTAAACCGGATTCAGTACAAGTAGTCGCTATACCTGGAGAGGTGATTGAAAGAGTATTTACTATCGAGAGGATCGGCCCATTCACCGGGAATATAGTAGTCGAAGCTGACAAGGGTTCTGTAGAACCACGGGAGATCACTATAGATGATACAAGGAATAGGGCAGAGGTCATATGGAGGTTTAAAGCCCCTGACACAGAGGGTAGTTTAAACATATCGCTTAGGGTTAAGGGTAGCGACGGCCTGGAGCTCTCTTCTTCAAACATTAGCGTCAGGGTGGAAAGAGAGAAGGCGAATCGTATAAAAGGCCTGCCCCAGCCGGGTACCAGGTTCAGAGAGATGGTAGTAGAGATAAACCAACCTAACCTAAAACCCCTAAAAATACTGAGTACAAGGTTTAATGTTCTTACAATAACTGGCGGTAGTCTAGAACTATCTTTTAAGAGGGGTGTGAGAGAGTCCAGGGTATATCTAGAAGTTAGGGATATAAGTATTGATGAAATGATAAATATAGCTTTAAAACTTCTCGAAATGTCATCCCCCGGGGAAGTGAAGCTAAGAATATCGCTTAGGCTGGTTGCCAGAGACTATTATGAGATGCCGAGCCTCAGCGAGAATGAGCTGAATGAATTGCAGCCGTTTGTCTACGAAGTATCCCTAGAATAG
- a CDS encoding DUF1156 domain-containing protein, translating to MDRRFIESHQFPVDRVSEASSKEKQGGGRPPYWEMVFWWTRKPLASARAVIAGALLPDSISREEFMYATRLSGVEGVPHRNNPFIPARYSDIFRQARLLDPFSGFGSIPLEAIRLGVGEVVAVELLPVAYVFLKAVLEIPKWASDRGLGEKLVEDVGEWGEWVLGQLRMDGDIQELYDGDTAVYIGSWEIKCPHCGRYTPLIGNWWLARTSRVSSEESESEEEEGVRKGLFQRLAWMEPVRQGDTVHIGVVDLNKELGRTHVVARVNSKQGLVEVEGRQYRVPRPNIDARRETAICLLCNNQVGKVGGEWYVKTALREWNQNLEKYLSGQMTLRQLQDSRAMPRLLVKVKIVNGELVFEPATQQDNEKLWKALEKLRQMWGDPDIPTEPIPPYGNIGAGLRFPVHIINKWYQLFNPRQLLTLVKLVKLVREAGRKVEEEKLREGWDREKAHKYAEAVTTYLAIALVKYANYSSLIAVWNPSLIMAYSLSMRGIAMVWNWDDMVPWISWTGTYARNLKTLEEGLSYLVSAVSGSPSRVRVLLDDATTLSRLGDEKFDLIVTDPPYRDDIAYAELSDFYYVWLKRALSDVKESFGVYRLSPRFYQEAFFDEAGNEVETQWKRFAPREVSEVASRGKAFGSGVGSFEYFKRLLGESFKAMASRLREDGAIVTFYAHTSPDAWEALLEAGWLSARMRITAAHSIVTESVQRVTARGKAALDTSIVAVWRRGVAGEALAGEVYAKAVELCKDFAFRARGSGYRGPDLFVATLGCVLSQFTQYERVLGTGNSSRQGVQGLVEKYVYPAVAEAIARSLGALAPETKLSPVALFYLLSKTLLERSRAARRSMDRSTLNLFVIGTRSSLEELEKLGVIDRDGDKVILLEPGAGDDPKTLLKQLLADRGVKLGQPTIRSSIDALHILEYLAVTQPREDFLKGFKDLESKFPQHIEEAVSLAKALASALPENEAEKKAVEAMLKALGIQFKKGLESFFKEVGK from the coding sequence ATGGATAGAAGGTTTATCGAATCCCACCAATTCCCTGTCGACAGGGTTAGCGAGGCTTCTTCTAAGGAGAAGCAGGGTGGTGGTAGGCCCCCGTACTGGGAGATGGTGTTCTGGTGGACTAGGAAGCCCCTTGCTAGTGCTAGAGCCGTTATCGCGGGGGCTCTCCTACCCGATTCTATCTCAAGGGAAGAATTCATGTATGCTACCAGGCTCTCCGGCGTTGAAGGCGTCCCCCACAGGAACAACCCGTTTATACCGGCTAGATACAGCGATATATTTAGGCAGGCTAGGCTCCTAGACCCGTTCTCAGGATTCGGCTCCATACCCCTCGAGGCTATCAGGCTCGGCGTAGGAGAGGTTGTAGCCGTAGAGCTCCTCCCGGTAGCATACGTATTCCTCAAAGCAGTCTTAGAGATCCCGAAGTGGGCTTCTGACAGAGGGCTTGGCGAGAAGCTTGTAGAGGATGTAGGGGAATGGGGGGAGTGGGTTCTTGGGCAACTGAGAATGGACGGGGACATCCAGGAGCTCTATGATGGGGATACTGCTGTATACATTGGTAGCTGGGAGATTAAATGCCCCCACTGCGGGAGGTACACGCCTTTAATTGGCAACTGGTGGCTGGCGAGGACATCTAGAGTTTCATCCGAAGAATCCGAGTCCGAAGAGGAGGAAGGGGTGAGAAAAGGGTTGTTCCAGAGACTGGCATGGATGGAGCCGGTTAGGCAAGGGGACACGGTACATATAGGGGTTGTAGACTTGAATAAAGAACTTGGGAGGACACATGTAGTAGCCAGGGTAAACAGTAAGCAGGGGCTAGTAGAGGTAGAGGGGAGGCAGTACAGGGTGCCGAGGCCAAACATAGACGCTAGGAGGGAGACGGCGATATGCCTTCTGTGCAACAACCAGGTGGGGAAGGTGGGGGGAGAGTGGTATGTTAAAACAGCCCTCAGGGAGTGGAACCAGAACCTGGAGAAATACTTGTCAGGCCAGATGACACTAAGGCAACTACAGGACTCGAGAGCAATGCCGAGACTACTGGTAAAAGTAAAGATAGTAAACGGGGAATTAGTCTTTGAACCCGCAACACAGCAAGACAACGAGAAGCTGTGGAAAGCACTAGAGAAGCTGAGGCAGATGTGGGGAGACCCAGACATACCGACAGAGCCAATACCACCATACGGAAACATAGGAGCTGGGCTAAGATTTCCAGTCCATATCATAAATAAGTGGTATCAGCTCTTCAACCCGCGCCAGCTCTTAACCCTGGTCAAGCTCGTCAAGCTTGTCAGGGAGGCTGGGAGGAAGGTCGAGGAAGAGAAGCTGAGAGAAGGCTGGGACAGAGAAAAAGCACACAAGTACGCGGAAGCAGTAACTACATACTTAGCAATAGCATTAGTAAAGTATGCTAATTATAGCTCTCTTATTGCTGTGTGGAATCCATCATTAATAATGGCTTATTCTCTTTCAATGAGAGGTATAGCTATGGTCTGGAACTGGGATGACATGGTTCCTTGGATCAGCTGGACAGGGACTTATGCAAGGAATCTTAAAACATTAGAAGAGGGGCTTTCATACCTTGTTTCTGCTGTTAGTGGTAGTCCTAGTAGGGTTAGGGTTCTGCTCGATGATGCTACTACTCTTAGCAGGCTTGGAGATGAGAAGTTTGATTTAATCGTTACCGACCCTCCTTATAGGGATGATATTGCCTACGCTGAGCTCAGCGACTTCTACTACGTCTGGCTTAAGAGGGCTCTTAGCGATGTCAAAGAGAGTTTCGGCGTCTATAGGCTTTCCCCTAGATTCTACCAGGAGGCTTTCTTCGACGAAGCTGGCAACGAGGTTGAGACCCAGTGGAAGAGGTTCGCACCTAGGGAGGTTAGCGAGGTTGCTAGCAGGGGGAAAGCGTTTGGGAGTGGTGTCGGCTCTTTCGAGTACTTTAAGAGACTTCTCGGGGAGTCTTTCAAGGCTATGGCTTCTAGGCTCAGGGAGGACGGGGCTATAGTTACCTTCTACGCTCATACTAGCCCGGATGCTTGGGAGGCTCTACTAGAAGCAGGCTGGCTTAGCGCTAGGATGAGGATTACTGCCGCCCACAGTATTGTCACAGAGTCTGTTCAGAGGGTTACCGCCCGCGGTAAGGCTGCTCTAGACACGTCTATCGTAGCTGTCTGGAGGAGGGGTGTTGCCGGGGAGGCCCTCGCCGGGGAAGTATACGCTAAGGCTGTAGAGCTCTGCAAAGACTTCGCTTTCAGGGCTAGGGGTAGTGGATACAGGGGCCCGGATCTTTTTGTCGCCACCCTGGGCTGTGTACTATCCCAGTTCACACAGTACGAGAGGGTCCTAGGGACAGGTAACTCGAGCAGGCAGGGTGTCCAGGGGCTCGTAGAGAAGTATGTCTACCCGGCTGTTGCAGAAGCTATAGCCAGGTCTCTCGGCGCCCTAGCCCCCGAGACTAAGCTCAGCCCGGTAGCCCTCTTCTACCTGTTATCGAAGACCCTTCTCGAGAGGAGTAGGGCTGCTAGGAGGTCTATGGATAGGAGCACACTGAACCTCTTCGTCATCGGCACCAGGAGTAGCTTGGAGGAATTGGAGAAACTAGGCGTTATCGACAGAGACGGGGATAAGGTAATACTGCTTGAGCCTGGGGCAGGGGACGACCCGAAGACCCTGCTCAAGCAGCTTCTTGCCGATAGGGGTGTTAAGCTGGGCCAGCCAACTATAAGATCCTCGATAGACGCCCTCCACATACTAGAGTACCTGGCTGTTACACAGCCGAGAGAAGATTTTCTCAAGGGATTCAAAGACTTGGAGTCAAAGTTCCCGCAGCATATCGAAGAAGCAGTATCACTAGCCAAGGCCCTCGCGAGCGCCCTCCCAGAGAACGAAGCCGAGAAGAAGGCTGTGGAAGCAATGCTAAAGGCTCTTGGCATACAGTTTAAGAAGGGCCTTGAAAGTTTTTTCAAAGAGGTGGGTAAATAA
- a CDS encoding DUF4350 domain-containing protein: MVKVYWFGVFILLLLITGYSGVRIRGELVGDPPSVYNNMPGGLTIFTSSEALERRVDIIYSLDDIYRYDPGKHALLIVGPDTRVDASPRLRQWIEDGGLLIVMDETMNTEELLRGFDIYLGDTSAIQEIATGVCSVGNANIKVVFDVYTVVYSTGNYTVLCRVNDKTTGLSRSIGRGMVIAIGDSSLVINEVLSKGGAWYGNRLFIDIVSNGRDLVVYEGGRTYAYSSTSVITQYIRGLILLASDAFESILYIRNPLLKLLAVLTIILTILTAVLLKLGLSISHSRIPRR, translated from the coding sequence GTGGTTAAAGTATATTGGTTCGGCGTATTCATCCTGCTACTACTTATAACCGGGTACTCTGGGGTACGGATAAGAGGGGAGCTAGTTGGGGATCCTCCCTCAGTATACAATAACATGCCCGGTGGACTCACTATCTTCACCAGTAGTGAGGCATTGGAGAGGAGGGTGGACATCATCTATTCCTTAGACGATATCTATAGATATGACCCAGGCAAACACGCCCTGTTAATCGTGGGGCCAGACACGCGTGTGGACGCCTCACCCCGGCTCAGGCAATGGATCGAGGATGGAGGACTACTCATTGTGATGGATGAGACTATGAATACCGAGGAGTTGTTACGGGGCTTCGATATATATTTGGGGGACACGTCGGCTATACAGGAGATAGCTACTGGTGTATGCAGTGTGGGGAACGCGAATATAAAGGTTGTTTTCGACGTGTACACCGTGGTGTATTCGACAGGCAACTACACGGTCTTATGCCGCGTCAATGATAAGACAACCGGTTTAAGCCGTAGCATAGGTAGGGGAATGGTTATCGCGATAGGTGATTCAAGCCTGGTTATCAACGAGGTTTTATCAAAGGGTGGGGCCTGGTACGGTAACAGGTTATTCATAGATATTGTGAGCAATGGGAGGGATCTTGTGGTATACGAGGGTGGCAGGACATATGCTTATTCATCGACCAGCGTAATTACACAGTATATCAGGGGACTCATACTATTAGCATCAGACGCCTTCGAATCCATACTATATATACGTAACCCCCTCCTAAAGCTCCTCGCGGTGCTAACGATAATACTCACAATTCTTACAGCAGTGCTTTTAAAACTAGGACTCTCAATATCTCACAGCCGGATCCCCCGGCGTTAA